In the genome of Pseudomonadota bacterium, the window GTATCGGACATCTGGGGTATAGGAAGCAGCTACTCTGAATTTCTTGAAAGAACAGGTATAAAAAACGCCCTTCAGCTACGAGATGCAAATAGTCTCCTCACAAATCGGATAAAGCGCAAATTGGGAGTCTGGGGCACAAGGATAATACAGGAGCTGCAAGGGATTCCCTGTTATTCGATTGAAACCTGCCCTCCGCCCAAGAAGGGAATTACCGCTTCAAGAACCTTCAAGCATCCGATTGAAAACCTTTCGGCACTTAAAGAAGCAATTGCAACTTATATCTCCATTGGTGCTGAAAAACTGCGCATGGAAAAGTCGGTTACCTCTTCGCTTTCAGTTTTTTTGATGACAAACAGGTTTAAGGTTAAAGACTTTTATTATGACCTTAAAACAATAGAGCTCCCTGTTGCAACCAATGATACAGGAGAGCTTATAGGATATGCAAGCAAGGCTCTCGAAGAGATATATAAAAAAGGCCGTATGTATAAAAAGGCGGGAATTATGTTCAAAGATTTGTTGCACGATACCCGTATTCAAATGGGGCTTTTTGATGTCAGAGACCGGAATCGCTCGGAAAAACTGATGAAAGCTCTTGATACCGTAAACCTTAAAATGGGCTCAGACACCCTGGTTTATGCGGCAACAGGTCTTGCAAAAGCCAAACCCTGGCATACTGTTTTTGAAAAACGTTCTCCTTTTTATACGACAAACTGGAATCAAATCCCGGAAGTTTGGTAATATAACTATTGCTTCAGGTGAACCATTCGCATTTGCCGGGTTATGGAATACATGGAACAAAAATAAAGACGATGCAGAACCTGCTTACAAATCATGTACTATTATAACAACAACAGCAAGCAAATCAATTAGTGAGCTTCATGATAGAATGCCTGTTATCCTTTCATCAAAATACCATGAACTGTGGTTAAATCCCGAAATACAATCTCCAAAAGATTTGGATGCGATATTACATGATGGTATGACAAGCGAAATAAAATACTACCCGGTTTCAAAACAAGTAAACTTTGCTAAGAACAACAACCCTTCTTGTGTGGAGCCGGTAACACCGGATAATTTCATATAGAATATGTCCTGAAACTCCACCCGGTGTGATTTGAAATTTTACTAGTTCTAAAATTTTTTTAAATTGTTCCAGTATTTGGGAAGGAATAGCAAGCATATAATCTCCTTTTTCCAGATAGTTTGATAAATAACATGTCATCTGAAAGGTTTAAAACCTTATTATTGCAAAACTCTTGTCAATAGATTATATGTAGTTCAAATTTAAATCAAAATAAACCTTGGTCATTTTGTAATTGAACTTAAACATTATAGATTTATTTCTAAAACTTTGTGTTGATCATACGAAATTACAAGATCACCGGGTCTGGTGAATAACTTGTTAGAGCCTGATAAATAAAGTCATGAGTTGCAATAAAATGTAAAATTTGAGACTTAATCTATCAGTCAATGTCAGACTAAGTCGAAACCTATCTGATAGCATTCGGCCACTTGCAGCAGTTCGCAGAAAGCACGAGTCCGCGATGTCACGAAGCCGGAAGTCGATGTTCTTGGATCTTCATTTTATTGCTTGAATAGCTGCGAAAATGTTTCCAGGCCACCAAGCGACTTAGTGTATTGTTGAAAACTGTGCAAGTGCTCATAGATGCTACTAATGAAAACTAAAAAACCGAGTGTATTGATCAAAATATGACACGGCAAGAACTCCTACAACGATCAAGTACTCTTTTGGGGCGTTTTGCGCACGAGGTGAAAGTCGCAAACGCCATGGGGTTATTCGACATAAACAAGGTCGCGGAGGACTTCTTTATCCCCATCTTCGCGATAGCTTTCAACTGCCCTGATCTGTGCAACCAAAACCGCATCCAAATGAACTTCCCAGCCATTGATCTAGGATGCAAAACTAGCAGGACCTCTATCCAAATCACTTCTGACTCATCAAGCAGCAAAGTAGTTGAAACGTTGGAGAAATTTGAGTCTCACGGTCTTGGCAATGATTTTGACAGCCTCTACGTATATGTAATAACTGAGAGACAGAAATCTTACACTTCCCAAAAGTTGACAGAAGCGGCGAACAGCCTGTCAATTGAGTTCGACCCCTCGAGCGACATTCTCGATTTTCAAGACTTGGCTAAAATGCTTGGTGAGCTCACTAATGAGCAACTCGAAAACATCAATGGCCATCTCGAAGTAGAGTTCAAAAAGACAGATGCAACTCTTCAATTTCGAAGCAATTTGGACGCGTTCCTTGCCGTTAGCCAACAAAAGATAGAGGATGAGAAGCGAACCAAGAAATATATTCCCTCGGTCTTTGTGGAGACTTCAGAAACGAAAGAGGAGATGCGGTATTTCGCAAATCCTATGTTCTTCTACAGAAAAATCGATGATGATCTACTGCGAATTGACCTATCCCATTTCAATGAGCTGCTATGCATGGCTAAAATCAAACCCGTTGCAGACAATCTGCGCGAAATCAACACGTTGGAGGCTCCAAATAGCCTTTCTAAACTTCGGGCACGTCTGGTTCAACAAAGCACTGCGCTTGAAGCTATTCAAGAGCATGTTTCTCCGTTCTCTTGGTATGGTGACAGTGCTAAGCGGTTTAAACCTACCGACTACTTAACCGGCTACTGGAAAGTGTTTCAATATAACATCGAATCAAACGGAAGCGGAGTGTTCAATTCGCTTGAGAGGGTCTCCAAGAAAATTGGAATTGCACAAGCCAAGATATTTTTAGTTACTGGCATGGCGGGGCAGGGAAAAACAAACTTCATCTGCGACTTGATCGAAAATCAATTTAGGACATTTGAGGTTCCCACAATCTTCATCCCTGCTCGGTCATTGAACGATTACTCAGGTCCCAATCGAATTCTGTCGTATATCAAAAACAATCGGTTTGCTCCAGATGTCCCAAACATCCACGATCTTTTCACATTGCTTAACAATGTTGCCGAAGAGTGCCAAAAGCCGTTTGTAATAGCCATCGACGGAATAAACGAAGTTGGCGACCTTAATGGGTTTGTCACCGAGCTCCGAGTTTTCCTTGAAGCCTTGTGCCAGTATGACTTCGTAAAGATCGTATTAACCTGTCGGACCGAATTTTTTGATCATAAATTCGCAGGGGTATTCGAACCTCAATTCTCCGATCATTTGTATCGTGTGAAAGACCTTCGCAGCGAGATGTCGGACGACAACAAATCACGGCTACTAAGCGCTTACCTTCGTCATTTTCAAATTAAAGTTAGTCTTTCCAGGCATGCAACGGAGTTCTTGAAAAACGATTTAATCTTACTGCGGATTTTTTGTGAGATCAATGAAGGCAAAAATATTGGATATGTGCCAGATATTTATAAGGGTGATATATTCGAGGAATATCTGACCATGAAGATCAACGAGTTTCCGACTTCTTCAAGACAGAACGCGTTACGCTCCCTATACAAAATTTGTTCTCGAATGCTGAACGAAGAAAATTTCTCGCAGATATCCGTTGAAGGTTTTGATGACTCCGAGCTAAAAATTATTGAACGTTTGATAGGAGAGGATATCATTCTTCGGAGGGAAGTCCCGTCTACCGGGCTTGCGTCGCTGGGCGCTGAAAATGTCTCATTCACATATGACGAACTGCGAGATTTCTTGCTTGCTTACTATACCGTCGTGGAGCTGTCAGGGTCGCATCTAATACAGGTGAAAGACATTTTTGAGAAAATACCCGAATGGCCCATCTATGAAGGGTTTTTTCGGTATACCTATGTTCTGGCACGCAAACAAAGCAACGACACAGTTTTAGCCGTTTGCGAGGCTTCTGATGACTTTCGAAAGCATTATCTGAACAATCTGTCTCTTTTGTCAGCAGACATTCAAACAACCGAAGACGTGGAACGACTTAAGACTATCTTGAAAGACAGAGAAGCGGAGCGTGATATCCCGCAAGTTGCTTGGTTCCTATTCAGGAAAAGAGAGGAATCGGATCATTTAAATATTCGAATTTTGCTCGATCATGTTAGCGGCTTAGATGATGAAGAATCTGAGCTGTTCTTTAGAGCGATGTTTTCCAGTTCTTCCAATTTTGGAGACAGTAATTGGAGGGATGGGGTTAGCGATCTACTCAATAGCTTTAAGGACCTAAGCGAAGATCAAAAGCTTGGATTGGGAGTTCCGGCGTTAGCACTTGTACTGTATTTTGCACCATATGCTCGTTGGGATGAAAAGGAGGCCACGCTAGACTTCTTCGAAAAGTTTCAGCTTACGCAGGAAGTTAGCGGCGCTATTGAAGCCTGCAAAAATGCGGTATCTGTGAAAGTGCAGAGCTGCTTGAAAGAAATAGCAGAAGAGCGGGAGGCACAATGAGAGATGAGGTCAAATTGGTTCTCCCAACTTCATGGGAACCCGATCGGAATGAGTTTCTCACAGCATTGGGGGTATCTCATGGAGGTCTTGGCGAGCAGTTTTTTGGAACCGTCTACGACGCACTGTTTATCGCATCCATTGAAGTCAAAGGTGAGTTCAAAAAGTATTATTCCGTCGAGTATGCTACCTTGGCGGAGTATTTGGAAATTCGGTATGGGAAATCTTTAAGCGAAGAGGATTTGGAAGCAGATCGAGTGTTCTTGGTAACTTGGTTGCCACAGGTCATCGACGACATATACGAGGATAACAAGCTAAACACCATACTGGAATGCATTAAAAAGATAGAAGAGGCGCAGAATGAAGATCAAATTTGACTTCGTTACGAACAGCTCATCTACGTCGTTTGTATACATCTCAGACGAAGAGTTGAGCGAAGAGCTTTTTCTCGAAGCTGCCGGAGTGGACGGAGATGGCCCTGTTGGAGATTTGTTTCGTCAGATGCACTCCGAGATCAGCACCGCGCTTCGGCACCACGGAAAACAAATCACGACAAAAGAGGCCGCGGA includes:
- a CDS encoding SOS response-associated peptidase; the encoded protein is MKNVLLFIRQTGIKSRKFGNITIASGEPFAFAGLWNTWNKNKDDAEPAYKSCTIITTTASKSISELHDRMPVILSSKYHELWLNPEIQSPKDLDAILHDGMTSEIKYYPVSKQVNFAKNNNPSCVEPVTPDNFI
- a CDS encoding Y-family DNA polymerase; this translates as MSSIFALADCNNFYVSCERVFNPKLEGKPVVVLSNNDGCIVSRSNEAKALGIKMAAPIFELSGMIKRHEVKVFSSNYALYGDMSQRVMETLSGFAEDIEIYSIDEAFLDLSGFSYENLTEYGQKICSAVKQWTGIPISIGIAKTKTLAKLANKTAKKTPGTKAVIDLTVSSRAESALAATKVSDIWGIGSSYSEFLERTGIKNALQLRDANSLLTNRIKRKLGVWGTRIIQELQGIPCYSIETCPPPKKGITASRTFKHPIENLSALKEAIATYISIGAEKLRMEKSVTSSLSVFLMTNRFKVKDFYYDLKTIELPVATNDTGELIGYASKALEEIYKKGRMYKKAGIMFKDLLHDTRIQMGLFDVRDRNRSEKLMKALDTVNLKMGSDTLVYAATGLAKAKPWHTVFEKRSPFYTTNWNQIPEVW
- a CDS encoding SMEK domain-containing protein — protein: MTRQELLQRSSTLLGRFAHEVKVANAMGLFDINKVAEDFFIPIFAIAFNCPDLCNQNRIQMNFPAIDLGCKTSRTSIQITSDSSSSKVVETLEKFESHGLGNDFDSLYVYVITERQKSYTSQKLTEAANSLSIEFDPSSDILDFQDLAKMLGELTNEQLENINGHLEVEFKKTDATLQFRSNLDAFLAVSQQKIEDEKRTKKYIPSVFVETSETKEEMRYFANPMFFYRKIDDDLLRIDLSHFNELLCMAKIKPVADNLREINTLEAPNSLSKLRARLVQQSTALEAIQEHVSPFSWYGDSAKRFKPTDYLTGYWKVFQYNIESNGSGVFNSLERVSKKIGIAQAKIFLVTGMAGQGKTNFICDLIENQFRTFEVPTIFIPARSLNDYSGPNRILSYIKNNRFAPDVPNIHDLFTLLNNVAEECQKPFVIAIDGINEVGDLNGFVTELRVFLEALCQYDFVKIVLTCRTEFFDHKFAGVFEPQFSDHLYRVKDLRSEMSDDNKSRLLSAYLRHFQIKVSLSRHATEFLKNDLILLRIFCEINEGKNIGYVPDIYKGDIFEEYLTMKINEFPTSSRQNALRSLYKICSRMLNEENFSQISVEGFDDSELKIIERLIGEDIILRREVPSTGLASLGAENVSFTYDELRDFLLAYYTVVELSGSHLIQVKDIFEKIPEWPIYEGFFRYTYVLARKQSNDTVLAVCEASDDFRKHYLNNLSLLSADIQTTEDVERLKTILKDREAERDIPQVAWFLFRKREESDHLNIRILLDHVSGLDDEESELFFRAMFSSSSNFGDSNWRDGVSDLLNSFKDLSEDQKLGLGVPALALVLYFAPYARWDEKEATLDFFEKFQLTQEVSGAIEACKNAVSVKVQSCLKEIAEEREAQ